Proteins encoded by one window of Herpetosiphonaceae bacterium:
- a CDS encoding plastocyanin/azurin family copper-binding protein: MNTRIFLGGTSLFVALALTACGGGETSGGTGATGGAGTSLSVAADAAQLKFQQETLNATAGQPITVNFNNPSATQHNWVLVQPGQEDAVAQATAPKNGDPTGVAGVIAGGKPIASTQEAINVPAQQAGTYPYICTVPGHYAAGMKGTLTVN; this comes from the coding sequence ATGAATACACGCATATTCTTAGGCGGAACCAGCCTCTTCGTCGCGCTGGCGCTTACCGCGTGCGGTGGTGGCGAAACCAGCGGCGGCACTGGCGCTACCGGCGGCGCTGGCACGTCCTTATCAGTCGCAGCCGATGCGGCTCAGTTGAAGTTCCAGCAGGAGACGCTGAACGCAACCGCCGGGCAGCCAATCACCGTCAACTTTAACAACCCGTCGGCTACACAGCACAACTGGGTGCTGGTGCAGCCAGGGCAGGAAGATGCCGTCGCGCAGGCCACTGCGCCAAAGAACGGCGATCCGACTGGTGTCGCGGGCGTGATCGCCGGGGGTAAGCCGATTGCCAGCACCCAGGAGGCGATCAACGTGCCCGCGCAGCAGGCGGGCACCTATCCCTACATCTGCACCGTGCCCGGCCACTATGCCGCCGGCATGAAGGGCACGCTCACTGTCAATTAG